The DNA segment ttttgttgttgggatgtataagtatccggccacgtccacttgtatttgtaTTTCTATCCATCTGAAGAGTTAATCCTTTTCAACCGATTTTTATAGTCCGTTCTTACGTTGTACTGTTTCACCACCGTCATAGGTTAGTATGCTGGTTTGGTTCCCGCTAACATGTAAAAACCGACACATTCTGCATGTTGATGACTGTCCCAAagcaggagcctgtaatttagtggctgtcatttgtttatgtgttacatatttttttttcatcatttttagtacataaataaggccgtctgttttctcgtttgaattgttttacattgtcatttcggggccttttatagctgactatgttgtattggctttgttcattgttgaaggctgtacaatgacctatattcgttaatttctgtgtcatttggtctcttgttgagatatttctcattggcaatcgtaccacatcttcttttttatatgagcCTACATGATATTTGTTCACACGATATTTGTTCACATAATAACATTACCATCTgaattaaattttacacaaaactgTGTAAATGCAGTccttttatttaagaaaatgataaaaatcatatgATAATGGTGCTCTTATTAAAAGTGCtcttattaaaaacaaatttgcataataactttttgtaaaatcattttctagCTAAATTATAAACCTTCATGCCAAacactttaattgtttttggatGAAGATATGTGTTGTCACCTGAAAATCAATGAATGTTTGTTAAAGAACTATACTTCATGATGATTGGCTTCCAGAAACTTggttattatattataataacttATGACGATGACATTAGAATATGAAAGAGGCATTATCATAAAAgaatatttctgtattttaaaaaatccagaACACATTTCGCCGTCTTTGTTTAATTGTCAATCCAAAAATCAGTAATAATactagttttgaaaaaaaatgtgttattcgATAAAAGTATAGAGCATATATAGAAGTATTGTTAGATATTTACCGATCCCAGTTCATtatactattattattattttgaaggTGGATATAGCAGCGGATATGGCTATGGAACTTATGGTAGCATCATGCCATATAGTTCAGGCTCATACCTCGGCGGTGCATCTACATACCCATCATATGGCGGATCTAGCAACTATCTATACGGAAATTCTGGTTCCTACTTAGCTGGTGGTAGCTATCCAAGCTACACTGGTGTTGGAGGTTTTGGAGGTGCCTCAGGATTTGGAGGTGTTGGCGGTCTTGGTGGTGTCGGAGGTTTAGGAGGTGCTGGAGGGTTTGGAGGTGTTGGAGGTTTAGGAGGTGGTGCAGGGTTTGGCGGTGTTGGAGGTCTCGGTGGTGTCGGTGGCGGATATTATGCCGGTGGTGCCTATGCACCATCAACATCAATCTACTCTGGTTCTGCACCTGTGTACAGTGGTACAAGTTTGGTAGGATAAGCAAATAGCGTGTATGTATACTTTCAAGCTAATCATTTTGACGTCCTTATATTTTAAGCAACAAGTCAGTGATTAAGAGTCGGaataatattaacaatattttacataCGATAACAATAGCTTTTACATGTTGATTTTAAGGCATTTAAGCACATAATTACTTCAAAAGAGCTATTTATTTCATCACGATAACTTAAAACAAGTTAACTACATGCAAGTGCATATTTCTAGTTGTCAGCTAAAAAATAGAATGAAAGACGGCAACATAATTTGTTAAGTCCGATACAGTTTGATATAGCAATTCTTTGGTTTTAAGAAAAACCACCGCCGAAATGTACTTATTGAACAAGGTAtgaatataatatttgtaacctgttttatgtattttatttcaatagatGTGTCATAAGTCATCAGAAGAGGTTgtccaaagtacagattctggTATAGCAGCTGTTAAATTTCAAGAAACTCTTTCcaaataaatcatttgaaataagcttgatttttatgtgttttttttatacaagaaTTATACCTTCTTAACGTAGACCGAGACGTAGACCTATCATTATAATAGCGTAAAAAGGTGAATTTTCAGAATGGTTGTTTCTTGTAGGACCGAGTAAGCTATATACCTTTTATGCTGGTATCTTGTAGGATCTATTTCAGGGTGGGTAAATTGACCTTCGACGGAATGTTATCAATCTGTGCTGTTGATTTGGTCATGATAAGTGCTGATGGTCGTTATAATAACATATGCAAACAAAGACGAAAAAGATGAATTTTGAAGTTTTCTCGAATAAAATTTGAAGAGCAAtaattgaaatgtttaattttttgtttcttatgggttcacATGTAAGCAATTAAAACTTAGCCCTCTCCGCTGTCTAGTATGCGTTACACGAAAGTgctcattttaaaaacatttatgattGGAAATATATTTAACCAAACTGCTTTGGAATCCGACTTTGATAAAGAAATCCGCCTTATGTGCGGTGCTTGTGATTTGTGATAAGTATAGTTCTTCCTCATTTGAACCAAATGTTTCAGAATCTATACAATATTGGGAATCAAATGGTATTCAATTGTATTTTGCGgctatttttatatttggacATCCACTTGCCTGTATACTATGAGTTTTGATAGATGCTTTACTTCATACATACTTAAAGGCAACCAATACAGAAAATCCTTCTTCCTTTTCCTCAGTTCAGATTTTGACACAAGTGAAAGAAAATGTGGTTAATGTACacttaataatattttatttagcactatatctttatatatttgtacacAAATTATCAAACATATAACAGTTACTTTTATCATGTAAGTCAATAACCATGATTACAAATGTTGCTACTCAAATCGGACCTCACTAAAAAGGCAAACAACGGCTTCATGTATCAAACACGCACATTATATTTAATTCTCAACTGCGACCAGCAGAGTCGGACCAATTCCATATGCATTTGATGTCAGCATCTGTCTCTGTAAAGCTTTCTGTTCTTCTCCTTTTTGTGTTTGATTCACCGTCATTGCTACAGACGAAAAGTCTCTTCTTAACCTTCTGTCCcctttttgttgaatttattaCTGAAAGTTCTGTTGAAATAACTTCTAATTCTTTCAGAAGGAATTCGTCAAGGCGGTTGATATCAAGCTGTGGGTAGTCTGGTTTTTTAGCCGATGATTTGATAAAGTTATCGGGTATAGTTAATGAGATGTTCTTTTCGGCATTTATAGACATCGGTGATTGACATGTTGTTGCGCCATCTTGAAGTGTCTTGAGATAACAATCTAAATCCTTGGAACTCGGCTGTAATGGCTTTTCTGTAATAGGAAAGCATTctgattatatataataaattaatcatGTAATTGTTAGTGGATAACAAGATAATAAACCAAGTACAGGAATAACGTACAATAAATTATATGTGACAAATTCTTATGTTTTATGTTGTCACAAATGAAATAGCAAGATAACTTCCGTCgaattgtgattaaaaaaaaataacagaaaaagaaaTCATGGTTTGTGTacagtgaatatatatatatttgtgtttgtgtgttttcttttgaaatacttaATGCCGAATTAACTGGTACATCACACATAACACATCCcctttgagagaaaaaaaaacaacgtttaATTGGTGTCGAAATAAGAAAAGGGCAAACATATCTATGTAAAACTGTCTTGTAAGAAATTATTTCTAGAAACATGTCACAAGATTTAATTTTACCAGCGTCGCCGAAGGCCGAACAAGTCTAGTATCCTCACGACTCCGTCCGTCTGTCAAAAAGACCGTGTATAGGAAACTCTCGTCTTCTACTCaagaaatgattttatatttgttttgaagcTTGATAATGACGAGTTGTAGCTTGTAAGCATACTTTTTTTGGTTATATCCGCCGTGCAGTCACTacattgtaaaaagaaaattttggcTGTCAATGTTTTCTTGCCATCAATGAAAAGCAATGATCT comes from the Mytilus trossulus isolate FHL-02 chromosome 3, PNRI_Mtr1.1.1.hap1, whole genome shotgun sequence genome and includes:
- the LOC134712351 gene encoding keratin-associated protein 6-2-like; its protein translation is MATMKLVLALAVVVAYVEAGGYGHGGGHGGGYGGGHGRGYGGYGGGYRMGYGGGYGKGGGYGKGYGGGYGKGYGGGYGKGYGGGYGGGYGGGYGGGYGGGYGGGGYSSGYGYGTYGSIMPYSSGSYLGGASTYPSYGGSSNYLYGNSGSYLAGGSYPSYTGVGGFGGASGFGGVGGLGGVGGLGGAGGFGGVGGLGGGAGFGGVGGLGGVGGGYYAGGAYAPSTSIYSGSAPVYSGTSLVG
- the LOC134709702 gene encoding uncharacterized protein LOC134709702, whose protein sequence is MSYSSLSFNMKIDTATQSDFDLTFHYLDLMCTPDNTLKDQFFSLFSEKPLQPSSKDLDCYLKTLQDGATTCQSPMSINAEKNISLTIPDNFIKSSAKKPDYPQLDINRLDEFLLKELEVISTELSVINSTKRGQKVKKRLFVCSNDGESNTKRRRTESFTETDADIKCIWNWSDSAGRS